The genomic region ACGGCTACCCGGCCCAGCCGCCCTACGCGTACCCGCCCCAGCCGCCCGCGGGAGGCATGCCCGTCCCCCAGGCGCCGTACAGCCAGCCCATGTGCCCCGTCTGCGGCTCCCAACTCACGTGGGTGCCCCAGTACGGGCGGTGGTACTGCACGCGATGCCAGGCCTACCGTTGAGCCCCGGGCAACTTCATCCGCGCAACCCCCGATCGTCGGTGGCACGACATGCTCGCTCCCGAAGTGGCGACCGTCTGGACGATCGGCCATTCGACGCGCGGGTGGGAGGAGTTTCTCGCCCTGCTCCAAGAGTCGGACATCGTCCTGCTCGTGGACGTGCGCCACTACCCAAGCTCGGCGCGGGTGCCCTGGACGAACGCACCCGTCCTCGCGAAGCACCTCGCGGACGCCGGGCTTGGGTACGAACACCTGGACGCCCTCGGCGGCTACCGCAAGCCGCGGCCGGGCTCGAGGAACGCGGGTTGGCGGAACCCCGGATTCCGGGGCTACGCGGACTACATGGATTCGGAGGCTTTCCTTGAAGGCGTCCGTCGGCTCGTGGAACGGGCGAAGACCCACCGGACGGCGATCATGTGCGCGGAAGCCGTCCCCTGGCGATGCCACCGGAACCTCCTCGCCGACGCCCTCACGGTCCGCGGGGTGCGGGTAATCCACATCCTGTCTCCCGGCAAGACCCAGGATCACTCCCTGACGCCCTTCGCCCGCGTTCACGGGGAGCGGCTCACGTACCCGGCGCGAGGGACAAAGCGTAAGTGACCCCGAGCGCTTCCTGCCGCGGGAGACAACGCCGTGGTCCGAGACGTCCCGTTCGAGGAGTCCCTCGGGTTCGTGGTCAAGGGGTGGCGAAGCACGGACGAG from Thermoplasmata archaeon harbors:
- a CDS encoding DUF488 domain-containing protein; the protein is MLAPEVATVWTIGHSTRGWEEFLALLQESDIVLLVDVRHYPSSARVPWTNAPVLAKHLADAGLGYEHLDALGGYRKPRPGSRNAGWRNPGFRGYADYMDSEAFLEGVRRLVERAKTHRTAIMCAEAVPWRCHRNLLADALTVRGVRVIHILSPGKTQDHSLTPFARVHGERLTYPARGTKRK